Proteins encoded by one window of Manihot esculenta cultivar AM560-2 chromosome 10, M.esculenta_v8, whole genome shotgun sequence:
- the LOC110625047 gene encoding 30S ribosomal protein 2, chloroplastic — MKMTTIASLPSSIPTTSKLTLLTNPSKPTVQILKQTNPFHNFPKFTHLHIVLKPRVLKRSFAVAEETAPVAPLDPSSEAARRLYIGNIPRTLDNEELKKIVEEHGAVEKAEVMYDKYSGRSRRFAFVTMKTVEDANAAIEKLNGTEIGGREIKVNITEKPLLSIDLSLLQVEESQFIDSPHKVYVGNLAKTVTTEMLKNFFSEKGKVLSAKVSRVPGTSKSSGYGFVTFSSDEDVEAAISSLNNSLLEGQQIRVNKT; from the exons ATGAAAATGACGACAATTGCATCTTTACCATCATCAATACCCACAACCTCAAAGTTGACTCTTTTAACAAACCCATCAAAACCCACTGTCCAAATCCTCAAGCAAACGAACCCTTTTCATAATTTCCCCAAGTTTACACATTTGCATATAGTTCTAAAACCCAGAGTCCTAAAGAGGTCCTTTGCAGTAGCAGAAGAGACAGCACCAGTTGCTCCGCTTGACCCTTCTTCGGAGGCTGCCAGGAGGCTGTACATTGGTAACATTCCAAGGACTCTGGATAACGAGGAGCTCAAAAAAATTGTTGAAGAACATGGTGCTGTGGAAAAAGCTGAG GTTATGTATGATAAGTACTCTGGTAGGAGCCGTCGATTTGCATTTGTAACAATGAAAACTGTTGAAGATGCAAATGCTGCAATCGAGAAACTGAATGGCACG GAAATCGGAGGACGTGAGATTAAAGTAAACATTACAGAGAAACCTTTGCTATCAATTGATCTGTCCCTTCTCCAGGTTGAGGAATCTCAATTCATTGACAGTCCTCATAAAGTTTATGTTGGAAATCTTGCTAAAACAGTAACAACAGAAATGCTCAAGAACTTCTTTTCTGAGAagggaaaggttcttagtgcaAAAGTTTCAAGAGTTCCAGGGACCTCAAAATCTAGTGGATACGGGTTTGTTACATTCTCTTCGGATGAGGACGTAGAAGCTGCCATCTCATCTTTAAATAATTCT TTGCTGGAAGGCCAACAAATTCGCGTAAACAAGACCTAA
- the LOC110624542 gene encoding FT-interacting protein 1 has protein sequence MKLVVEVIDAHDLMPKDGEGSASTYVEVDFQNQLSKTKTIPKNLNPVWNQKLVFDLDETKSRYQQSIEVSVYNQKRSIPGRNFLGRVRIPCLNIVKKGEEVYQTFPLERKWFFSSVKGDIGLKIYITPESETKSPASPPSPPQPTDTSALNYLPPVNTCIAENTNLDCKTLAALPKAEAASVKTINAIATKSEKEISTLAVIENSTPVAVLESGGITSVKEPNEDRIYKHQVLQQPSMSRERRPQGVLHTMHSTSQPAHPSEEDDYALKDTNPQLGERWPAGGAYGGRGWMNAERYASTYDLVEQMSYLYVRVVKAKDLPPSAITGSCDPYVEVKLGNYKGRTKHFEKKMNPEWNQVFAFSKDRLQSSVLEVFVKDKEMVGRDDYLGRVVFDLNEIPTRVPPDSPLAPQWYRLEDRRGEGKVRGEIMLAVWMGTQADEAFPEAWHADASSVYGEGVLSIRSKVYVSPKLWYLRVNVIEAQDIVANDRSRIPEVFVKAQVGNQILKTKVNPSRTTNPLWNEDLVFVAAEPFEEQLLLTVEDRIHPTRDDVLGKISLPLNIFEKRLDHRPVHSRWFNLEKFGFGVLEADRRRELKFASRIHIRVCLEGGYHVLDESTMYISDQRPTARQLWKQPVGILEVGILSAQGLLPMKMKDGRGSTDAYCVAKYGQKWVRTRTILDTFNPKWNEQYTWEVYDPCTVITLGVFDNCHLGGSEKPNAPSAARDARIGKVRIRLSTLEAFRIYTHSYPLLVLHPNGVKKMGELQLAFRFTTLSLANMIYVYGHPLLPKMHYLHPFTVNQVDNLRYQAMSIVATRLGRAEPPLRKEVVEYMLDVDSHMWSMRRSKANFFRIMSLLSGMISMSRWFVDVCQWKNPITSVLVHILFLILIWYPELILPTLFLYMFLIGIWNYRFRPRHPPHMDTKLSWAEAVHPDELDEEFDTFPTSRPQDIVRMRYDRLRSVAGRIQTVVGDIATQGERLGSLLSWRDPRATSLFIMFCLCAAVVLYVTPFRVVALVAGLYYLRHPRFRSKLPSVPGNFFKRLPARTDSLL, from the coding sequence atgAAGCTAGTGGTAGAAGTGATAGATGCTCATGATCTTATGCCTAAAGATGGTGAAGGATCAGCTAGTACTTATGTAGAAGTTGATTTCCAAAACCAGCTAAGCAAAACTAAAACTATTCCTAAAAATCTCAACCCTGTTTGGAACCAGAAACTTGTCTTTGATCTAGACGAAACCAAAAGCCGGTACCAGCAATCCATTGAGGTCTCTGTTTACAACCAGAAGAGATCGATTCCCGGCCGAAACTTCCTGGGTAGAGTTAGAATTCCTTGCTTAAATATTGTCAAGAAAGGGGAGGAAGTTTATCAAACTTTCCCATTGGAAAGGAAGTGGTTTTTCTCATCTGTCAAAGGTGACATTGGCCTGAAAATTTACATCACCCCAGAATCCGAAACCAAATCTCCTGCTTCACCTCCTAGTCCACCACAACCAACAGATACCTCTGCTTTAAATTATCTTCCTCCTGTTAATACTTGTATTGCAGAAAATACCAATCTTGACTGCAAAACACTAGCTGCTCTTCCTAAAGCAGAAGCTGCTTCAGTTAAGACTATCAATGCTATTGCAACAAAATCTGAAAAGGAAATTTCTACACTTGCTGTGATAGAAAATTCTACTCCTGTTGCAGTTCTTGAATCCGGTGGCATTACTTCTGTGAAAGAGCCAAACGAGGATAGAATCTATAAGCACCAGGTTCTGCAGCAACCCAGCATGTCAAGGGAGAGAAGGCCTCAAGGTGTCTTACACACAATGCATTCGACCAGTCAACCAGCGCATCCTAGTGAAGAAGATGACTACGCTTTGAAGGACACCAACCCTCAGCTCGGGGAAAGGTGGCCAGCTGGTGGAGCTTATGGAGGAAGAGGATGGATGAATGCTGAGAGATATGCAAGTACTTATGACCTTGTCGAGCAGATGTCCTATCTCTATGTTCGAGTAGTCAAGGCCAAAGATCTTCCTCCTAGCGCAATCACCGGAAGCTGTGATCCTTATGTGGAAGTAAAGCTGGGGAACTACAAAGGCAGAACAAAGCATTTTGAGAAGAAGATGAATCCAGAGTGGAACCAGGTCTTCGCTTTCTCAAAAGACCGACTTCAATCATCAGTGCTAGAAGTTTTTGTTAAAGACAAAGAAATGGTGGGAAGAGATGATTATCTTGGAAGGGTGGTTTTTGACTTGAATGAGATTCCAACTAGAGTTCCACCTGACAGCCCACTGGCTCCTCAATGGTATAGACTCGAGGATAGACGCGGAGAAGGGAAAGTGAGAGGAGAGATCATGCTTGCAGTTTGGATGGGAACACAAGCTGATGAGGCCTTTCCAGAAGCATGGCATGCAGATGCTTCCTCAGTCTATGGAGAGGGTGTTCTCAGCATCCGATCAAAAGTCTATGTATCGCCAAAATTGTGGTACTTGAGGGTAAATGTGATTGAAGCTCAAGACATTGTAGCAAATGATAGAAGCCGCATCCCAGAAGTATTTGTAAAAGCTCAGGTTGGAAATCAAATTCTGAAGACCAAGGTAAATCCGAGTCGTACCACTAACCCACTGTGGAATGAGGATTTAGTGTTTGTAGCAGCTGAGCCTTTTGAGGAGCAGTTGTTGCTTACCGTTGAGGATCGGATACATCCTACAAGAGACGACGTGTTAGGGAAGATAAGCTTACCACTGAATATTTTTGAGAAAAGGCTTGATCACAGACCAGTCCATTCTCGTTGGTTCAATTTAGAGAAATTTGGATTTGGTGTCCTAGAAGCTGACAGGAGAAGAGAACTTAAATTTGCAAGCAGGATTCACATAAGAGTTTGTCTTGAAGGTGGATACCATGTACTAGATGAATCAACAATGTACATCAGTGATCAAAGACCAACAGCAAGGCAGCTATGGAAACAGCCTGTTGGGATATTGGAAGTAGGCATCTTGAGTGCACAAGGTCTTCTTCCAATGAAGATGAAGGATGGCAGAGGAAGTACAGATGCTTATTGTGTAGCTAAGTATGGCCAGAAGTGGGTTCGAACTAGAACCATTCTTGACACCTTCAATCCAAAATGGAACGAGCAATACACCTGGGAAGTCTATGATCCCTGCACAGTTATAACATTAGGAGTTTTTGATAACTGCCATTTGGGAGGAAGTGAGAAACCAAATGCTCCCAGTGCAGCTAGAGATGCACGAATCGGAAAGGTAAGAATACGACTATCAACCTTAGAAGCTTTTCGAATTTACACACATTCATATCCACTTCTTGTTCTGCACCCAAATGGAGTGAAGAAAATGGGTGAACTGCAACTCGCATTTCGATTCACCACCCTATCTCTAGCTAATATGATATATGTGTATGGACATCCTTTATTGCCCAAAATGCATTACTTGCATCCCTTCACAGTAAATCAAGTTGATAATTTAAGGTATCAAGCTATGAGTATTGTAGCGACGAGGCTTGGTCGAGCTGAACCACCATTGAGAAAAGAGGTGGTGGAGTATATGTTAGATGTGGATTCCCACATGTGGAGCATGAGAAGAAGCAAAGCCAACTTCTTTAGAATCATGTCGCTTCTCTCGGGTATGATCTCCATGAGCAGATGGTTTGTTGATGTTTGCCAATGGAAGAATCCGATCACATCAGTTCTGGTTcatattttgtttttaatacTGATATGGTATCCAGAGTTGATATTGCCGACTCTCTTTCTTTACATGTTCCTCATTGGAATATGGAACTATAGATTTCGGCCAAGGCATCCACCTCACATGGATACAAAATTGTCCTGGGCAGAAGCAGTGCACCCAGATGAACTTGACGAGGAATTCGACACATTTCCAACTTCCAGACCCCAAGATATAGTTCGGATGAGGTATGATAGGCTTAGAAGTGTTGCAGGTAGGATCCAAACAGTAGTGGGTGACATTGCAACACAAGGGGAGAGGTTGGGGTCTCTACTCAGCTGGAGGGACCCAAGAGCAACCAGTCTTTTTATTATGTTCTGTCTTTGTGCTGCTGTGGTGCTCTATGTAACACCATTTCGAGTGGTGGCTCTAGTTGCCGGTCTGTATTATCTACGACACCCTAGGTTTCGAAGCAAGCTACCTTCAGTGCCTGGTAATTTCTTCAAGAGATTGCCAGCCAGGACAGACAGCTTATTATAA
- the LOC110625368 gene encoding 60S ribosomal protein L6, with protein sequence MAPKTPKVSRNPDLVRGIGKYSRSQMYHKRGLWAIKAKNGGVFPKHDPKPKPAAAAEKPAKFYPADDVKKPLLNKRKPKPAKLRASITAGTVLIILAGRFKGKRVVFLKQLTSGLLLVTGPFKINGVPLRRLNQSYVIATSTKVDISGVNVDKFDDTYFAKQGERKKKKGEGEFFESEKEEKNVLPQEKKDDQKTVDAPLIKSIEGVPDLKAYLGARFSLKAGMKPHELVF encoded by the exons ATGGCTCCCAAGACTCCGAAGGTGAGCAGAAACCCAGATCTAGTTCGAGGAATTGGCAAGTACTCGAGGTCTCAGATGTACCACAAGAGGGGTTTGTGGGCTATCAAGGCTAAAAACGGAGGCGTATTCCCAAAGCACGACCCTAAACCCAAGCCAGCTGCTGCAGCGGAGAAGCCTGCAAAATTTTATCCGGCAGATGACGTTAAAAAGCCTTTGCTTAATAAGCGCAAGCCCAAACCTGCCAAGCTCAG AGCTAGCATCACAGCAGGAACTGTTTTGATCATTCTTGCCGGAAGGTTCAAGGGCAAGAGAGTTGTTTTCCTGAAGCAGCTCACCTCTGGGCTGCTTTTGGTCACTG GACCATTTAAGATCAATGGTGTCCCCCTTAGGAGACTGAATCAATCTTATGTCATTGCTACTTCCACCAAGGTTGATATATCTGGGGTTAATGTCGATAAGTTTGATGACACATACTTTGCCAAGCAAGGtgagaggaagaaaaagaagggcGAGGGCGAGTTCTTTGAGTCTGAGAAAGAG GAAAAGAATGTGCTTCCACAAGAGAAGAAGGATGATCAAAAGACTGTGGATGCAccattaattaaatcaattgaGGGGGTCCCAGACTTGAAGGCTTATTTAGGGGCTAGATTTTCTCTTAAGGcaggaatgaagcctcatgagcTTGTCTTCTAG
- the LOC110625048 gene encoding thioredoxin-like protein Clot: MPLKLLDATVSTFDGVFEKFKSEAPQNKANLILFLADNDPSTNLSWCPDCVRAEPVINKKLEASSDNIVLLRAYVGDRPTWRNPQHPWRVDSKFKLTGVPTLVSWENDAIKGRLEDYEAHLEDKIDALVSSK, from the exons ATGCCTCTGAAGTTGCTGGATGCCACCGTATCAACCTTCGACGGCGTGTTTGAGAAGTTCAAATCGGAGGCACCACAAAACAAAGCTAATTTGATCCTTTTCTTGGCAGATAATGACCCATCTACTAATCTCAGCTGGTGCCCCG ACTGTGTAAGAGCTGAACCTGTCATTAACAAGAAGCTGGAAGCATCATCAGATAACATTGTACTCCTGCGAGCTTATGTTGGGGATAGACCAACCTGGAGAAATCCTCAGCATCCATGGAGGGTGGACTCAAAGTTCAAGCTCACTGGAGTTCCTACACTAGTCAGCTGGGAGAATGATGCAATCAAAGGTCGCCTTGAGGACTATGAAGCACACCTCGAGGACAAAATTGATGCCCTTGTTTCTAGCAAATAA